In Cupriavidus taiwanensis, the following proteins share a genomic window:
- the edd gene encoding phosphogluconate dehydratase: MPSAVHAELQAVTDRIVARSRASRAAYLARCERAQAELGPLRGMSCANLAHGFAALPASDKLKLRVEHAPNLGIVTAYNDMLSAHQPYERYPAVIREAARAVGAVAQVAGGVPAMCDGITQGNAGMELSLFSRDAIAMGTAVALSHNTFDAALMLGVCDKIVPGLLMGALQFGHLPMVFVPAGPMASGLPNKEKARVRQLYATGQVGREALLEAECQAYHGAGTCTFYGTANSNQLLMEVMGLHLPGAAFVHPDSGLRDALTAAAAQRAIALRARGDSYLPLARIVDERAIANAMVGLLATGGSTNHTIHLVAMARAAGIVIDWNDFDMLSRITPLLARVYPNGSADVNHFHAAGGAGFVIRELLQAGLLHEDVQTVAGPGLARYAQEPVMTDGVLHWRDGAAKSGDPQVLATAGAPFSAEGGLRLMQGNLGRGVIKVSAVAPEHRVVEAPVRVFDSQEALQAAFDAGELGGDLVAVVRFQGPNANGMPELHRLTPVLGALQDAGHKVALVTDGRMSGASGKVPAVIHVGPEALAGGALARVRDGDRIRVDAVAGTLQWLGDEAEFAARAPVRAPADRFAQFSLGRGLFGLFRRHARIAEEGGSALDLSELDAGAAGADGRTAELRSVAQ, from the coding sequence ATGCCTTCTGCCGTCCATGCCGAGCTTCAGGCCGTTACCGACCGCATCGTTGCGCGCAGCCGCGCCAGCCGTGCCGCCTACCTTGCGCGCTGCGAGCGCGCGCAGGCGGAACTGGGGCCGCTGCGCGGCATGTCCTGCGCCAACCTGGCGCACGGCTTTGCCGCGCTGCCGGCCAGCGACAAGCTGAAGCTGCGCGTCGAGCATGCGCCCAACCTGGGCATCGTCACCGCGTACAACGACATGCTGTCGGCGCACCAGCCCTACGAGCGCTATCCCGCCGTAATCCGTGAGGCCGCGCGCGCGGTCGGCGCGGTGGCGCAGGTGGCGGGCGGCGTGCCGGCGATGTGCGACGGCATCACGCAAGGCAACGCCGGCATGGAGCTGTCGCTGTTCTCGCGCGATGCGATTGCCATGGGCACCGCGGTGGCGCTGTCGCACAACACCTTCGATGCGGCGCTGATGCTGGGGGTGTGCGACAAGATCGTGCCGGGGCTGCTGATGGGCGCGCTGCAATTCGGCCACCTGCCGATGGTGTTCGTGCCCGCGGGCCCGATGGCCAGCGGGCTGCCCAACAAGGAGAAGGCGCGCGTGCGCCAGCTCTACGCCACCGGCCAGGTGGGGCGCGAGGCCTTGCTGGAGGCCGAATGCCAGGCCTATCACGGCGCCGGCACCTGCACCTTCTACGGCACCGCCAACAGCAACCAGCTTCTGATGGAAGTGATGGGCCTGCACCTGCCGGGCGCGGCCTTCGTCCATCCGGACAGCGGCCTGCGCGATGCGCTGACGGCCGCGGCGGCACAGCGCGCGATTGCGCTGCGCGCGCGCGGCGACAGCTACCTGCCGCTGGCGCGCATCGTCGACGAACGCGCCATCGCCAATGCCATGGTCGGCCTGCTGGCCACCGGCGGCTCGACCAACCACACCATCCACCTGGTGGCGATGGCGCGCGCCGCCGGCATCGTCATCGACTGGAACGATTTCGACATGCTGTCGCGCATCACGCCGCTGCTGGCGCGGGTCTATCCCAATGGCTCGGCCGATGTGAACCATTTCCATGCCGCCGGCGGCGCCGGCTTCGTGATCCGCGAGCTGCTGCAGGCCGGGCTGCTGCACGAGGACGTGCAGACCGTGGCCGGCCCGGGCCTGGCCCGTTACGCGCAGGAGCCGGTGATGACGGACGGCGTGCTGCACTGGCGCGACGGCGCCGCAAAGAGCGGCGACCCGCAGGTGCTGGCGACTGCGGGCGCGCCGTTCTCCGCCGAGGGCGGCCTGCGGCTGATGCAGGGCAACCTGGGCCGCGGCGTGATCAAGGTCTCGGCCGTGGCGCCCGAGCACCGCGTGGTCGAAGCCCCGGTGCGGGTGTTCGATTCGCAGGAGGCGCTGCAGGCGGCGTTCGACGCTGGCGAACTGGGCGGCGACCTGGTGGCGGTGGTGCGTTTCCAGGGGCCGAATGCCAACGGCATGCCGGAACTGCACCGGCTGACCCCGGTGCTGGGCGCGCTGCAGGACGCCGGCCACAAGGTGGCGCTGGTGACCGACGGGCGCATGTCCGGTGCTTCGGGCAAGGTGCCGGCGGTGATCCACGTCGGCCCCGAAGCGCTGGCCGGCGGAGCGCTGGCGCGCGTGCGTGACGGAGACCGCATCCGGGTCGACGCTGTCGCCGGCACGCTGCAATGGCTGGGCGACGAGGCCGAATTCGCGGCGCGGGCGCCGGTACGCGCGCCTGCCGACCGGTTCGCGCAGTTCAGCCTGGGGCGCGGCCTGTTCGGCCTGTTCCGGCGCCACGCCCGGATCGCGGAAGAGGGCGGCAGCGCACTGGACCTGTCCGAACTGGATGCCGGCGCCGCCGGCGCCGACGGCCGTACCGCCGAGCTGCGATCCGTCGCACAATAG
- a CDS encoding gluconokinase — MIYILMGVSGSGKTTVGQLLAQRLGCGFHDADDFHSDANKAKMHAGIPLTDDDRWPWLAAMRAAIDTARAEGRTHVFTCSALRQAYRDRLTPPDGGVTFVFMKGDAALIGQRLSARTEHFFNPELLQSQFDTLEVPGDALALDIRQPPEALVDTILRATVRQDASAPR; from the coding sequence ATGATCTATATCCTGATGGGCGTTTCCGGCAGCGGCAAGACCACGGTCGGCCAGTTGCTGGCGCAGCGGCTGGGCTGCGGCTTCCATGACGCCGACGACTTCCACAGCGACGCCAACAAGGCCAAGATGCACGCCGGCATCCCGCTGACCGACGATGACCGCTGGCCCTGGCTGGCGGCAATGCGCGCGGCCATCGACACTGCCCGGGCCGAAGGCCGCACCCATGTGTTCACCTGCTCGGCGCTGCGCCAGGCTTACCGCGACCGGCTGACCCCGCCCGATGGCGGCGTGACCTTCGTGTTCATGAAGGGGGATGCCGCGCTGATCGGCCAGCGCCTGTCCGCGCGCACCGAGCATTTCTTCAATCCGGAGCTGCTGCAAAGCCAGTTCGATACGCTGGAAGTGCCCGGCGACGCGCTGGCCCTCGACATCCGCCAGCCACCGGAGGCGCTGGTCGACACCATCCTGCGCGCCACCGTGCGGCAGGACGCCAGCGCGCCGCGCTGA
- a CDS encoding circularly permuted type 2 ATP-grasp protein: MAARYFDEMLDLRNDSAPALIHAGQALPEGVVRPHYRHFAEWLARQTESTMANKRAEADLVFRRVGITFAVYGDKDEANSGTERTIPFDVVPRIFPASEWALLEKGLRQRVAALNRFIHDIYHGQDIIRAGVIPPDQIYNNAQYRPEMLGVSVPHDVYAHVAGIDVVRAGEGEFYVLEDNLRVPSGVSYMLENRKMMMRLFPDLFARNRVAPVAHYPDLLLDMLRGVSPQAIADPTVVVLTPGMYNSAYFEHAFLAQQMGVELVEGSDLFVEDNHLFMRTTQGPQRIDVIYRRVDDDFLDPLVFRPDSALGAAGLLSVYRAGNVTICNAIGTGVADDKSIYPYVPDMIRFYLGEEAILSNVPTYMCRRAEDLQYVLDHMAELVVKETHGAGGYGMLVGPAATRAEIDAFREVVRARPEQYIAQPTLALSTCPTYVESGIAPRHIDLRPFVLSGKEVRMVPGGLTRVALREGSLVVNSSQGGGTKDTWVLER; encoded by the coding sequence ATGGCGGCGCGGTATTTCGACGAGATGCTGGACTTGCGCAACGACAGTGCGCCAGCGCTGATCCACGCGGGACAGGCCTTGCCTGAGGGGGTGGTCCGGCCGCACTACCGGCATTTCGCCGAATGGCTGGCGCGCCAGACCGAAAGCACCATGGCCAACAAGCGCGCCGAGGCCGACCTGGTGTTCCGGCGCGTGGGCATCACCTTCGCCGTCTACGGCGACAAGGACGAAGCCAACAGCGGTACCGAGCGCACCATTCCGTTCGACGTGGTCCCGCGCATTTTCCCCGCGAGCGAATGGGCGCTGCTGGAAAAAGGCCTGCGCCAGCGCGTGGCCGCGCTGAATCGCTTCATCCATGACATCTACCACGGCCAGGACATCATCCGCGCCGGCGTGATCCCGCCCGACCAGATCTACAACAACGCCCAGTACCGGCCCGAGATGCTCGGCGTCAGCGTGCCGCACGACGTCTATGCGCATGTCGCCGGCATCGACGTGGTGCGTGCCGGCGAAGGCGAGTTCTACGTGCTGGAAGACAACCTGCGCGTGCCGTCGGGCGTGTCGTACATGCTCGAGAACCGCAAGATGATGATGCGCCTGTTCCCGGACCTGTTCGCGCGCAACCGCGTGGCGCCGGTGGCGCACTATCCCGACCTGCTGCTCGACATGCTGCGCGGGGTCTCGCCGCAGGCGATCGCCGATCCCACCGTGGTGGTGCTGACGCCGGGCATGTACAACTCGGCGTACTTCGAGCACGCCTTCCTTGCGCAGCAGATGGGGGTGGAGCTGGTCGAAGGCAGCGATCTCTTCGTCGAGGACAACCACCTGTTCATGCGCACCACGCAGGGCCCGCAACGCATCGACGTGATCTACCGGCGCGTCGACGACGATTTCCTCGACCCGCTTGTGTTCCGCCCCGATTCCGCGCTCGGCGCCGCGGGGCTGCTGTCGGTCTACCGCGCCGGCAACGTGACCATCTGCAATGCGATCGGCACCGGCGTGGCCGACGACAAGTCGATCTATCCTTATGTGCCGGACATGATCCGCTTCTACCTGGGCGAAGAGGCCATCCTGAGCAACGTGCCGACCTACATGTGCCGTCGCGCCGAGGACCTGCAGTACGTGCTGGACCATATGGCCGAACTGGTGGTCAAGGAAACCCACGGGGCCGGTGGCTACGGCATGCTGGTCGGCCCGGCGGCGACGCGCGCCGAGATCGATGCCTTCCGCGAGGTGGTCAGGGCCAGGCCGGAGCAGTACATCGCACAGCCCACGCTCGCGCTGTCGACCTGCCCGACCTATGTCGAGTCCGGCATTGCCCCGCGCCATATCGACCTGCGCCCGTTCGTGCTGTCGGGCAAGGAGGTGCGGATGGTGCCGGGCGGGCTGACGCGCGTGGCGCTGCGGGAGGGGTCGCTGGTGGTGAATTCCTCGCAGGGGGGCGGCACCAAGGACACCTGGGTGCTGGAACGATGA
- a CDS encoding alpha-E domain-containing protein: protein MARYTERAENTARMLDVNYQTSLLPQSAEVAEQGWWAMLDISELTDVFDHKYGLLSRDDVIDFMVRDMTNASSIMSCLRAARENARAVRGSLTTEVWETVNTTWLEVQRLIADGVLKEDPARFFEWVKFRSHLARGVQFGTMLKDDAFHFMRLGTFLERADNTARILDVKFQASSGAEGAEGGNGGNGGQAQANPDPGAHNDFYHWAAILRSVSGFEVYRKVYRAVITPQRVAELLILRPDMPRSLVSSMDEVVAILHTVRNQHSAETERQAGKLHADLKYARIDDIFAVGLHAYLTSFLERIGDLGNGISRDFLVPLQAA, encoded by the coding sequence ATGGCCCGCTACACCGAGCGCGCGGAGAACACCGCGCGCATGCTCGACGTCAACTACCAGACCTCGCTGCTGCCGCAATCGGCCGAGGTGGCCGAGCAGGGCTGGTGGGCCATGCTCGATATCTCGGAGCTGACCGACGTCTTCGACCACAAGTACGGCCTGCTGTCGCGCGACGACGTGATCGATTTCATGGTGCGCGACATGACCAATGCCTCGTCGATCATGAGCTGCCTGCGCGCGGCGCGCGAGAACGCGCGCGCGGTGCGCGGCTCGCTCACCACCGAGGTCTGGGAGACCGTCAACACCACCTGGCTGGAGGTGCAGCGCCTGATCGCCGATGGTGTGCTCAAGGAAGATCCGGCGCGCTTCTTCGAATGGGTCAAGTTCCGCTCGCACCTGGCGCGCGGGGTGCAGTTCGGCACCATGCTCAAGGATGATGCCTTCCATTTCATGCGGCTGGGCACTTTCCTGGAGCGCGCCGACAATACCGCGCGCATCCTCGACGTCAAGTTCCAGGCGTCGTCCGGCGCGGAGGGCGCAGAGGGGGGGAATGGCGGGAATGGCGGGCAGGCCCAGGCCAATCCCGACCCGGGCGCCCACAACGATTTCTACCACTGGGCGGCGATCCTGCGCTCGGTGTCGGGCTTCGAGGTCTACCGCAAGGTCTACCGCGCGGTCATCACGCCGCAGCGCGTGGCCGAACTGCTGATCCTGCGCCCCGACATGCCGCGTTCGCTGGTGTCGAGCATGGACGAGGTGGTGGCCATCCTGCATACGGTGCGCAACCAGCATTCGGCGGAAACCGAGCGCCAGGCTGGTAAACTCCACGCCGACCTGAAGTACGCGCGCATCGACGACATCTTTGCCGTCGGCCTGCATGCGTACCTGACCAGCTTCCTGGAGCGCATCGGCGACCTCGGCAACGGCATCAGCCGGGACTTCCTGGTGCCGCTACAGGCGGCCTGA
- a CDS encoding transglutaminase family protein, producing the protein MKYKIHHHTVYRYTEPVRRSVHEVRLQPRSGPLQTVDYWQLSTPGNPSAARDGFGNIVHNFTVSGPASTIAIEASGEVEVLPPHGDLDRDGHHAFCDAPPDGEARVSPLYFLGSTPLTTAPAPMRAFAAPFLAAGHDIDALLALALGIGERVRYKPNTTDVGTSAAEAFALGSGVCQDQAQVMVAACRALGIPARYVSGYFYDPAATELASHAWADVCLDPAGEIWCSIDITHGCLTDERHIRLAVGRDYASAAPVRGIVDGGAGETLEVNVTITPLSN; encoded by the coding sequence GTGAAATACAAGATCCACCACCATACCGTCTACCGCTACACCGAACCGGTGCGGCGCAGCGTGCACGAAGTGCGGCTGCAGCCGCGCTCGGGTCCGCTGCAGACCGTTGACTACTGGCAGCTGTCGACGCCCGGCAACCCGTCGGCGGCGCGCGACGGCTTCGGCAACATCGTGCACAACTTCACGGTGTCCGGGCCCGCCAGCACCATCGCCATCGAGGCCAGCGGCGAGGTCGAAGTGCTGCCGCCGCATGGAGACCTGGACCGCGACGGGCACCACGCGTTTTGCGATGCGCCGCCTGACGGCGAGGCGCGGGTCTCGCCGCTGTACTTCCTCGGCAGCACGCCGCTGACCACGGCGCCGGCGCCGATGCGGGCGTTTGCCGCGCCGTTCCTGGCCGCGGGGCACGACATCGATGCGCTGCTGGCGCTGGCGCTTGGCATCGGCGAGCGCGTGCGCTACAAGCCCAATACCACCGATGTCGGCACTTCAGCGGCGGAGGCGTTCGCCCTCGGCAGCGGGGTGTGCCAGGACCAGGCGCAGGTGATGGTGGCGGCGTGCCGGGCGCTGGGCATTCCGGCGCGCTATGTCAGCGGATATTTCTACGACCCGGCTGCCACCGAACTGGCCAGTCACGCCTGGGCCGACGTGTGCCTGGACCCGGCCGGCGAAATCTGGTGCAGCATCGACATCACGCACGGCTGCCTGACCGACGAGCGCCATATCCGCCTGGCGGTGGGGCGCGATTACGCGTCGGCGGCACCAGTGCGGGGCATCGTGGATGGCGGCGCCGGCGAGACGCTGGAAGTAAATGTAACGATCACGCCACTTTCGAACTGA
- a CDS encoding alpha/beta fold hydrolase: MRDIIHFSHANGFPVTTYRKLFGELDGEFEFRAVDRYGHKPEFPVTRGWPHLVEELLGDIDLQYREPVWLVGHSLGGFLSLMAALRRPDRVRGVVMLDSPIIAGWRASLLKTAQMLGIDEKPGPAAVTRNRRTHWPDAEAVWEHFRAKPNFAVWDQEVLRDYAIHGTEPTGKDSERRLRFDREVEYWIYRTLPTSLGRKVARGAPVPVGFVAGTRSREVRQCGLGATRRLVGPNLRFIEGGHLYPMERPQQTAQLVRELIGAMREQGR, from the coding sequence ATGCGCGACATCATCCATTTTTCCCACGCCAACGGCTTTCCGGTGACCACCTACCGCAAGCTGTTCGGCGAACTCGACGGCGAGTTCGAGTTCCGCGCCGTGGACCGCTACGGGCACAAGCCGGAATTCCCGGTGACGCGCGGCTGGCCGCACCTGGTGGAAGAGTTGCTCGGCGACATCGACCTCCAGTACCGTGAGCCGGTGTGGCTGGTGGGCCATTCGCTGGGCGGCTTCCTGTCGCTGATGGCGGCGCTGCGCCGGCCGGACCGGGTGCGCGGCGTGGTCATGCTGGACTCGCCGATCATCGCCGGCTGGCGCGCGTCCCTGCTGAAGACCGCCCAGATGCTGGGCATCGATGAGAAGCCCGGCCCGGCGGCGGTGACCCGGAACCGGCGCACGCACTGGCCGGACGCCGAGGCGGTGTGGGAACACTTCCGCGCCAAGCCCAACTTCGCCGTGTGGGACCAGGAAGTGCTGCGCGACTATGCCATCCACGGCACCGAGCCCACCGGCAAGGACAGCGAGCGCCGGCTGCGCTTCGACCGCGAGGTCGAATACTGGATCTACCGCACGCTGCCGACCAGCCTCGGGCGCAAGGTCGCGCGCGGCGCGCCGGTGCCGGTCGGCTTTGTCGCCGGCACGCGCTCGCGCGAGGTGCGGCAGTGCGGCCTGGGGGCGACGCGCCGGCTGGTCGGGCCCAACCTGCGCTTTATCGAGGGTGGCCACCTGTACCCGATGGAGCGCCCGCAGCAGACCGCGCAACTGGTGCGCGAACTGATCGGCGCGATGCGGGAGCAGGGGCGCTGA